One window of Microbacterium sp. Root61 genomic DNA carries:
- a CDS encoding ATP-dependent DNA ligase — protein MLLTELVAASEVVAATASRKAKVAALADVLSLLEPEEIPVAVGFLIAKPRQGRVGVGWRGLTTLEVAHAAEPTLTIGEVDAFLARLVAASGSGSVAVRSEELRAIASRATADEWRFLTRVILGELRTGALEGVMIDAIVAASGRDAATVRRAAMLSGDLGETARLALTGTAEELAAVGLVVGRPVMPMLASTAPTAAAAMEITGLASVEYKLDGARIQVHRDGDEVRVFTRNLADITHRVPEIVEAARALPAQSLILDGETLSLDEDGGPRAFQDTMARFGSESSRDLVLRPWFFDILHVDGRDLLDEPLSVRLAELDRVVGPLRMPGIVTDDPDAAESLSREALAARHEGVVVKALDAPYAAGRRGASWVKVKPVHTFDLVVLAAEWGSGRRVGWLSNLHLGALDPVGEFGEPGEFVMVGKTFKGLTDDLLRWQTEQFPLIETASTAHTVHVAPVTVVEIAIDGVQRSSRYPGGVALRFARVKTYRPDKSAAEADTIQTLRALLRE, from the coding sequence ATGCTGCTCACCGAGCTCGTCGCCGCGTCCGAGGTGGTGGCCGCCACGGCCTCGCGTAAGGCCAAGGTCGCCGCGCTCGCCGACGTGCTCTCCCTGCTCGAGCCCGAGGAGATCCCGGTCGCGGTCGGCTTCCTCATCGCGAAGCCACGGCAGGGGCGGGTCGGAGTCGGATGGCGCGGACTCACGACGCTGGAGGTCGCGCACGCTGCGGAGCCCACCCTGACCATCGGTGAGGTCGACGCCTTCCTCGCCCGGCTGGTCGCGGCATCCGGATCAGGATCGGTCGCGGTTCGCAGTGAGGAGCTGCGCGCTATCGCTTCGCGCGCAACGGCCGACGAGTGGCGGTTCCTGACCCGCGTCATCCTGGGCGAGCTGCGCACCGGCGCCCTGGAGGGCGTGATGATCGACGCGATCGTCGCGGCATCCGGGAGGGATGCGGCGACCGTCCGGCGTGCGGCGATGCTGTCCGGCGACCTCGGCGAGACCGCGCGCCTCGCCCTCACCGGCACCGCGGAAGAGCTCGCGGCGGTCGGTCTCGTCGTCGGCCGGCCCGTGATGCCGATGCTCGCCTCCACCGCCCCGACCGCCGCCGCGGCGATGGAGATCACCGGTCTCGCGTCGGTCGAGTACAAGCTCGACGGGGCGCGCATCCAGGTGCACCGCGACGGCGACGAGGTCCGCGTCTTCACACGCAACCTCGCCGACATCACCCACCGGGTGCCCGAGATCGTCGAGGCGGCGCGCGCGCTGCCCGCGCAGTCGCTGATCCTCGACGGCGAGACGCTGTCGCTCGACGAGGACGGCGGCCCACGTGCGTTCCAGGACACGATGGCGCGGTTCGGTTCGGAGTCCTCACGTGATCTGGTCCTGCGCCCGTGGTTCTTCGACATCCTGCACGTCGACGGACGGGACCTGCTCGATGAGCCGCTGTCCGTGCGGCTCGCCGAGCTCGACCGTGTGGTCGGCCCACTGCGCATGCCCGGCATCGTGACGGACGATCCGGATGCCGCGGAGTCGCTGTCGCGCGAGGCGCTGGCGGCCCGCCACGAGGGCGTCGTCGTCAAGGCCCTCGATGCGCCCTACGCCGCCGGACGGCGCGGCGCGAGCTGGGTCAAGGTGAAGCCGGTCCACACGTTCGACCTGGTGGTGCTCGCGGCGGAATGGGGGTCGGGACGCCGGGTCGGCTGGCTGTCCAACCTGCACCTCGGCGCGCTCGACCCCGTCGGCGAGTTCGGCGAACCCGGCGAGTTCGTGATGGTCGGCAAGACCTTCAAGGGGCTGACAGATGACCTGCTGCGGTGGCAGACCGAGCAGTTCCCGCTGATCGAGACCGCAAGCACGGCCCACACGGTCCACGTCGCACCGGTGACGGTCGTGGAGATCGCGATCGACGGCGTGCAACGCTCGTCGCGCTACCCGGGCGGTGTCGCGCTGCGGTTCGCCCGGGTCAAGACCTATCGACCCGACAAGTCCGCAGCCGAGGCCGACACGATCCAGACCCTGCGGGCGCTGCTGCGGGAGTGA
- a CDS encoding LLM class flavin-dependent oxidoreductase, whose product MRRIGAIFTPSFPPEHLRAAALAAEAAGVPELWLWEDCFRESAFAAASAVLAWTERLTVGIGVSPMPLRNVALTAMEIATIERLFPGRLIPGVGHGVLPWMGQVGARVASPLTLMREYVPALRALLAGEEVTTAGRYVTLDHVRLDWPPVQAPAIIAAGEGPKTLRLTGEVADGTVLPAGWSPRRIREARELVGQGADAADRGGDRPLVVFLICAFGDGAQERADAEVTRWKVEPEPGLVVAGTPEEVSRAVLPFFEAGVTSVILQPTDDEPGLEEFMAGVGEVARLLG is encoded by the coding sequence ATGCGACGCATCGGTGCGATCTTCACTCCCTCCTTCCCGCCGGAACACCTGCGCGCGGCCGCGCTGGCCGCCGAAGCCGCGGGCGTGCCGGAGCTGTGGCTGTGGGAGGACTGCTTCCGCGAGTCGGCGTTCGCCGCGGCATCCGCTGTCCTCGCCTGGACCGAGCGGCTCACGGTCGGCATCGGGGTCTCGCCGATGCCGCTGCGCAACGTCGCCCTCACCGCGATGGAGATCGCGACGATCGAGCGGCTGTTCCCCGGGCGCCTCATCCCCGGTGTCGGGCACGGCGTGCTGCCGTGGATGGGCCAGGTCGGCGCCCGTGTCGCCTCACCGCTGACGCTGATGCGGGAGTACGTGCCGGCGCTGCGTGCCCTGCTGGCCGGTGAAGAGGTCACGACTGCCGGTCGATACGTCACGCTCGACCACGTGCGGCTGGACTGGCCGCCGGTGCAGGCCCCCGCGATCATCGCGGCGGGTGAGGGGCCCAAGACGCTGCGCCTCACGGGCGAGGTGGCCGACGGCACGGTGCTGCCGGCGGGGTGGTCGCCGCGACGCATCCGCGAGGCCCGCGAGCTGGTCGGGCAGGGGGCGGATGCCGCGGACCGCGGTGGCGATCGACCGCTGGTCGTGTTCCTCATCTGTGCCTTCGGCGACGGTGCGCAGGAGCGCGCGGACGCCGAGGTCACGCGGTGGAAGGTCGAGCCCGAGCCCGGCCTCGTGGTGGCCGGGACGCCGGAGGAGGTCTCCCGTGCAGTGCTGCCGTTCTTCGAGGCGGGCGTGACATCGGTGATCCTGCAGCCGACCGACGATGAACCCGGACTCGAGGAGTTCATGGCCGGTGTCGGCGAGGTCGCGCGACTGCTCGGCTGA
- a CDS encoding molybdopterin-dependent oxidoreductase has translation MSFITRGFTGRSRDRDPRLPPGQTIVSDWPVLSAGPTPQIEPAEWEFVVTTENGRHRWGWDDFRALGIEDITTDIHCVTHWSKLEMPWRGVPLDRVFAEVETDHDYVMAHSYGGYTTNVPLDDLLDGKAWVAFEADGEPLDPEHGGPARLLVPHLYFWKSAKWVRGLVTMPTDDPGFWEQNGYHLHGDPWQEERYW, from the coding sequence ATGTCCTTCATCACCCGAGGCTTCACCGGTAGATCCCGCGATCGCGATCCGCGGCTGCCACCGGGCCAGACGATCGTGTCGGACTGGCCGGTCCTGTCCGCCGGGCCGACGCCGCAGATCGAGCCCGCCGAGTGGGAGTTCGTCGTCACCACCGAGAACGGGCGGCATCGGTGGGGCTGGGACGACTTCCGGGCGCTCGGCATCGAAGACATCACGACCGACATCCATTGCGTGACGCACTGGTCCAAGCTGGAAATGCCGTGGCGCGGAGTGCCGCTCGATCGGGTGTTCGCCGAGGTCGAGACCGACCACGACTACGTCATGGCGCACTCCTACGGCGGCTACACGACGAACGTGCCCCTCGACGATCTGCTCGACGGCAAAGCCTGGGTCGCATTCGAGGCGGACGGCGAGCCGCTCGATCCGGAGCACGGTGGGCCGGCGCGGCTCCTGGTGCCGCATCTGTATTTCTGGAAGAGCGCCAAATGGGTGCGCGGGCTGGTCACGATGCCCACCGACGACCCCGGATTCTGGGAGCAGAACGGCTACCACCTGCACGGCGACCCGTGGCAGGAGGAGCGCTATTGGTGA
- a CDS encoding FAD-binding oxidoreductase, with translation MTRRPASWHTATVTSTRPETGTARRIEFDVPTWPGNDAGAHVDVRLTAPDGYQATRSYSLASSGDDHRVVLAVDELPDGEVSPFLVRDLQVGDRLELHGPLGRFFVWTPTDQLPPRPVQLIAGGSGVVPLFAMADAHARAGDDTGFRLLYSVRTPDDVFFRPELTALAIGALRLDYIYTRRAPRDWPAPAGRLTREVLTARAWDAASEPLIYVCGPTAFVETVADWLQAAGHAAERIRTERFGGTR, from the coding sequence GTGACGCGGCGCCCCGCGTCGTGGCACACCGCCACCGTCACCTCCACCCGTCCTGAGACCGGCACGGCCCGACGCATCGAGTTCGACGTGCCGACCTGGCCGGGCAACGACGCTGGCGCGCATGTCGACGTGCGCCTCACCGCGCCGGACGGGTATCAGGCGACCCGCTCGTACTCGCTCGCCTCCTCGGGCGACGATCATCGTGTCGTCCTGGCCGTGGATGAACTTCCCGACGGCGAGGTCTCGCCGTTCCTGGTCCGTGATCTCCAAGTCGGTGATCGGCTCGAGCTGCACGGCCCCCTCGGCCGATTCTTCGTCTGGACCCCGACCGACCAGCTCCCGCCACGCCCCGTGCAGCTCATCGCGGGCGGCTCCGGTGTGGTCCCCCTGTTCGCGATGGCCGATGCGCACGCGCGGGCGGGGGACGACACCGGGTTTCGCCTGCTCTACTCGGTGCGCACCCCGGATGACGTCTTCTTCCGGCCCGAGCTCACCGCCCTCGCGATCGGGGCGCTGCGGCTCGACTACATCTACACGCGCCGGGCCCCGCGCGACTGGCCCGCCCCCGCGGGACGGCTCACGCGGGAGGTGCTGACGGCGCGCGCCTGGGACGCGGCATCCGAGCCCCTCATCTATGTGTGCGGGCCTACGGCGTTCGTGGAGACCGTCGCCGACTGGCTGCAGGCGGCCGGTCATGCGGCGGAGCGCATCCGCACCGAGAGATTCGGAGGCACCCGATGA
- a CDS encoding DUF6510 family protein produces MTHIDGNMLAGPLADVLGFDPTDRTARCAHCGATAPVATAMVYATAMGTVARCMTCAGVLAVIVRADDGRAWFGMPGVTALEIS; encoded by the coding sequence ATGACCCACATCGACGGCAACATGCTCGCCGGGCCCCTGGCCGACGTGCTCGGCTTCGACCCGACGGACCGCACGGCGCGCTGCGCCCACTGCGGAGCGACCGCGCCGGTCGCCACCGCGATGGTCTACGCGACCGCGATGGGCACGGTCGCCCGTTGCATGACGTGCGCCGGCGTGCTCGCGGTGATCGTCCGTGCCGACGACGGACGCGCCTGGTTCGGGATGCCTGGCGTCACTGCTCTCGAGATCTCATGA
- a CDS encoding epimerase, producing MTQTAVIAGGSGFVGGALIRALQADGWTVRQIGRSGPDARWDDPESLARTMDGADLLINLAGKSVNCRYTEANRDEVYRSRIDTTRALREAVIAAASPPSLWLNASTATIYRYALDRPQTESSGELGSGFSVDVARNWEAEFFADDLPATRRVALRMAIVLGDGPANDLLFRLARLGLGGPQIDGWWFPHRRYRGTGPHPSGDGRAPWHRSHGRQRFSWIHIDDVVGSVRFIHDHPELDGVVNLAAPHPSDNRGLMAALRRTVGMPVGLPAWRFMLEPAMWALRTEPELLVKSRWVIPETLTRAGYRFVQPDLEPALRHIWASRLMRSREQ from the coding sequence ATGACGCAGACGGCCGTGATCGCCGGCGGCTCGGGATTCGTCGGCGGCGCGCTCATCAGAGCGCTGCAGGCGGATGGCTGGACTGTTCGGCAGATCGGGCGTTCCGGGCCCGACGCCCGATGGGATGATCCGGAGTCGCTCGCGCGGACGATGGACGGCGCCGACCTGCTGATCAACCTGGCGGGCAAGTCGGTCAACTGCCGGTACACCGAGGCCAACCGCGATGAGGTCTACCGCTCCCGCATCGACACGACGCGGGCGCTGCGCGAAGCCGTCATCGCCGCGGCATCCCCGCCGTCCCTCTGGCTGAACGCCAGCACCGCGACGATCTACCGCTACGCGCTGGACCGGCCGCAGACCGAATCGTCGGGGGAGCTCGGCTCGGGCTTCTCGGTGGATGTCGCCCGGAATTGGGAGGCGGAGTTCTTCGCCGACGATCTGCCCGCGACGCGTCGCGTCGCGCTGCGGATGGCGATCGTCCTCGGCGACGGCCCCGCGAACGACCTGCTGTTCCGCCTGGCACGGCTCGGCCTGGGCGGTCCACAGATCGACGGCTGGTGGTTCCCGCATCGGCGGTACCGGGGAACCGGACCCCACCCGAGCGGCGACGGCAGGGCGCCCTGGCATCGGTCGCACGGGCGGCAGCGCTTCAGCTGGATCCACATCGACGACGTCGTCGGCTCCGTGCGGTTCATCCACGATCATCCGGAGCTCGACGGCGTCGTCAACCTGGCCGCCCCGCATCCGAGCGACAACCGCGGCCTCATGGCGGCGCTGCGCCGGACGGTGGGCATGCCGGTCGGGCTTCCGGCCTGGCGGTTCATGCTCGAGCCCGCGATGTGGGCGCTGCGCACCGAGCCCGAGCTTCTCGTGAAGAGCCGCTGGGTCATTCCCGAGACGCTGACACGCGCGGGCTACCGCTTCGTGCAGCCCGACCTCGAACCGGCGCTGCGGCACATCTGGGCGTCGCGTCTCATGAGATCTCGAGAGCAGTGA
- a CDS encoding DoxX family protein yields MSRRPSRTPAVRLAARIALAALLVVAGLSHLTWGRRGYRIVVPDWATGLLHTDKDTIVVASGVVEVMLGTALVALPKDRGMIGAAIAAFFVAVFPGNLHQWQTGRSAPMLDTDRKRFVRLLLQPLLVVWALWSVQ; encoded by the coding sequence ATGAGCCGTCGCCCGAGCCGAACGCCCGCCGTCCGACTCGCCGCGCGCATCGCCCTGGCCGCGCTGCTGGTCGTGGCCGGCCTGTCCCACCTCACATGGGGCCGCCGCGGCTACCGGATCGTCGTGCCTGACTGGGCGACAGGGCTCCTCCACACCGACAAGGACACGATAGTGGTGGCATCGGGGGTCGTCGAGGTCATGCTCGGCACCGCCCTTGTCGCGCTCCCGAAAGACCGCGGGATGATCGGAGCGGCGATCGCCGCGTTCTTCGTCGCCGTGTTCCCGGGCAACCTGCACCAGTGGCAGACGGGTCGCTCCGCCCCGATGCTCGACACCGACCGCAAGCGGTTCGTGCGGTTGCTGCTGCAACCACTCCTGGTCGTGTGGGCGCTGTGGAGCGTGCAATGA
- a CDS encoding aldo/keto reductase, translated as MKTITLPGIDRPAPNVVLGVMRIGELDDDAVRTLVGTARDAGIDFFDHADVYGADLHGCETRFAEALQLTPAERAEITLQTKAGIVRDGPYFDYSYEHLMASVEGSLRALRTDYIDILLLHRPDALVEPEEVARAFADLEAAGKVRAFGVSNHTPRQIDLLKSVVTQPLVVNQLQLSITHAPIVAQGVASNMQGTEQSTTIDGGGILDYCRLHGITIQAWSPFQAGFFTGVFLGSPEYPELNAVIDRLAAQYDVPAIAIATAWITRHPANMQVVLGTTNPERVAGAAQGSDIPLTRAEWYELFRAAGYRVP; from the coding sequence ATGAAGACGATCACCCTCCCCGGCATCGACCGGCCGGCACCGAACGTCGTGCTCGGTGTGATGCGCATCGGCGAGCTCGATGACGATGCCGTCCGCACGCTCGTCGGTACGGCACGGGATGCCGGCATCGACTTCTTCGACCACGCCGATGTCTACGGTGCCGACCTGCACGGCTGTGAGACCAGGTTCGCCGAGGCGCTCCAGCTCACGCCGGCGGAGCGGGCCGAGATCACTCTGCAGACCAAAGCCGGGATCGTGCGCGACGGCCCCTACTTCGACTACTCGTACGAGCACCTGATGGCCTCGGTCGAAGGATCCCTGCGTGCGTTGCGCACCGACTACATCGACATCCTGCTGCTGCACCGACCGGACGCGCTGGTCGAGCCGGAGGAGGTCGCGCGCGCGTTCGCCGATCTGGAGGCTGCCGGAAAGGTCCGAGCGTTCGGCGTGTCCAATCACACACCGCGCCAGATCGATCTGCTCAAGAGCGTGGTGACTCAGCCCCTCGTGGTCAACCAGCTGCAGCTGTCGATCACCCATGCCCCCATCGTCGCGCAGGGGGTGGCGAGCAACATGCAGGGCACCGAGCAGTCGACCACGATCGACGGTGGCGGCATCCTGGACTACTGCCGTCTCCATGGCATCACGATCCAGGCGTGGTCGCCGTTCCAGGCCGGGTTCTTCACCGGCGTCTTCCTGGGATCGCCGGAGTACCCCGAACTCAACGCCGTCATCGACCGCCTCGCGGCGCAGTACGACGTGCCGGCGATCGCGATCGCGACGGCCTGGATCACGCGTCATCCCGCGAACATGCAGGTCGTTCTCGGTACGACCAACCCCGAACGGGTCGCCGGCGCCGCGCAGGGTTCGGACATCCCGCTCACCCGCGCGGAGTGGTACGAACTGTTCCGTGCCGCGGGGTACCGGGTCCCGTAG
- a CDS encoding LysR family transcriptional regulator yields the protein MDLRQLEYFVTLADEQHFTRAAELCRVSQSGLSAAIRRLEGELNSVLFDRTTRRVVPTAAGLALLAHARTILTEAAAGRDAVIRASHALSGELRVGSEQCLGAVDVGMLLERFHRRYPEVDIQFIQAGSNDLIARVREGELDIAFVATADTPSAVSSVELGRRQLRLLVLPDDPLAARTVAEWSDLRDRDFIDFRPSWGVRSLNDAALASHGIHRQVGFSVDDVHTLIDLVQRGLGIALVPQHVAQKPEASGLVALPLPAAPPWIVSAVLTNATTLAPRLLDILADEDAARVEQPVAAG from the coding sequence GTGGATCTTCGCCAACTGGAGTACTTCGTCACACTCGCCGACGAGCAGCACTTCACGCGGGCGGCCGAGCTCTGCCGGGTGTCCCAGTCGGGGCTGTCCGCGGCAATACGCCGACTGGAAGGTGAACTCAACTCGGTGCTGTTCGACCGCACCACGCGACGCGTCGTCCCGACCGCGGCGGGACTCGCACTGCTCGCGCACGCACGCACGATCCTCACCGAAGCCGCTGCCGGACGGGATGCCGTCATCCGCGCCAGCCACGCCCTCTCCGGAGAACTGCGCGTGGGCTCGGAACAGTGTCTCGGCGCGGTGGATGTGGGAATGCTGCTGGAGAGATTCCACCGCCGCTACCCCGAGGTCGACATCCAATTCATCCAGGCCGGGTCCAACGACCTCATCGCCCGGGTGCGCGAGGGGGAGCTCGACATCGCCTTCGTCGCCACCGCCGACACCCCGAGCGCAGTGTCGTCCGTCGAGCTCGGTCGACGACAACTCCGCCTCCTCGTGCTCCCGGATGACCCGCTGGCCGCCCGCACCGTTGCGGAATGGTCGGATCTGCGCGATCGCGACTTCATCGATTTCCGGCCGTCGTGGGGCGTGCGCAGCCTCAACGATGCGGCGCTCGCCTCCCACGGAATCCATCGACAGGTCGGATTCAGCGTCGACGACGTGCACACCCTCATCGACCTCGTGCAGCGCGGACTCGGGATCGCTCTCGTGCCCCAGCACGTCGCCCAGAAGCCCGAAGCCTCGGGACTCGTGGCGCTTCCGTTGCCGGCTGCGCCGCCCTGGATCGTCTCCGCGGTCCTGACGAACGCGACGACGCTCGCGCCGCGACTGCTCGACATCCTGGCGGATGAGGACGCTGCGCGGGTGGAGCAGCCCGTCGCAGCAGGCTGA
- a CDS encoding LLM class flavin-dependent oxidoreductase: MTVRRGNVSIGIAGALGADAARIIAPAVEQAGFHALWVNDTPGADSLEVLAAAAAITTSLVLATGVIPLDRRPADDVAAAVAQRGLPSERLVLGVGAGGARVGALALVEEGVRTLQDRTGARVFVGALGPRMRRLAVDHADGVLLSWLSPAAAAEQARESGDAEVALYARTALDPAAVARRDEEAHRYAGYPAYAANFARLALDPLDTLLPLPGDAGIGPGVAAYAAVVDDLVLRAITPADTVEEYLRFIEQARVALAVTG, from the coding sequence ATGACTGTGCGCAGAGGCAATGTGTCGATCGGAATCGCGGGGGCGCTCGGCGCCGACGCCGCCCGGATCATCGCTCCCGCGGTGGAGCAGGCGGGCTTCCACGCGCTGTGGGTCAATGACACGCCCGGCGCGGATTCGCTCGAGGTGCTCGCTGCCGCCGCCGCTATCACGACTTCGCTCGTGCTCGCCACAGGGGTGATTCCGCTGGATCGCCGACCGGCGGACGATGTCGCCGCCGCGGTCGCGCAGCGCGGGCTGCCGAGCGAACGGCTCGTGCTGGGCGTCGGCGCCGGGGGAGCCCGGGTCGGGGCGCTCGCCCTCGTCGAGGAGGGCGTCCGCACGCTGCAGGACCGCACGGGTGCCCGGGTGTTCGTCGGAGCTCTCGGCCCGCGGATGCGGCGGCTTGCGGTCGACCACGCGGACGGCGTGCTGCTGAGCTGGCTTTCGCCGGCGGCCGCGGCCGAGCAGGCGCGCGAGTCCGGCGATGCCGAGGTCGCGCTGTACGCGCGGACGGCGCTGGACCCTGCCGCGGTGGCGCGACGCGATGAGGAGGCCCATCGCTACGCCGGCTACCCGGCCTACGCTGCGAATTTCGCCCGGCTGGCGCTGGATCCGCTCGACACGCTCCTTCCACTTCCCGGCGATGCCGGGATCGGTCCCGGCGTCGCCGCCTACGCGGCCGTCGTCGACGATCTGGTCCTGCGCGCGATCACCCCTGCCGACACGGTCGAGGAGTATCTGCGCTTCATCGAGCAGGCCCGCGTGGCGCTCGCTGTGACGGGCTGA
- a CDS encoding AAA family ATPase, with the protein MTASILILTGPPGAGKSTVSGRLAAARDRAVHLHTDDFYGFIAAGYIPPYLAEADTQNHTVMEVALGAAFAYADGGFDVVVDGIVGPWMLDHCRRRAAAHPDIAVHYVVLRPSRETTLGRAQARSAPDALVEREPILGMWDAFAQLDDLETHVLDTSELSVDDTVEAVEAILGSGRLALV; encoded by the coding sequence GTGACGGCATCCATCCTCATCCTCACCGGCCCTCCGGGCGCCGGGAAGTCCACGGTCTCCGGTCGACTGGCCGCAGCACGGGATCGGGCCGTGCACCTGCACACCGACGACTTCTACGGGTTCATCGCGGCGGGCTACATCCCGCCGTACCTGGCCGAGGCGGATACCCAGAACCACACGGTGATGGAGGTCGCCTTGGGCGCGGCCTTCGCCTACGCCGACGGCGGCTTCGACGTCGTGGTCGACGGCATCGTCGGACCGTGGATGCTGGACCACTGTCGTCGCCGGGCCGCGGCACATCCCGATATCGCGGTGCACTACGTGGTGCTCCGGCCATCCCGGGAGACGACGCTCGGTCGAGCGCAGGCGCGATCGGCACCGGATGCGCTTGTCGAACGCGAGCCCATCCTCGGGATGTGGGACGCCTTCGCGCAGCTGGACGACCTGGAGACGCACGTGCTTGACACCTCGGAGCTGAGTGTGGACGACACGGTCGAGGCCGTCGAGGCGATCCTCGGGTCGGGGCGGCTCGCGCTCGTGTGA